A stretch of the Polynucleobacter tropicus genome encodes the following:
- the cphA gene encoding cyanophycin synthetase: MEITRIRMLRGPNLWSRHTALEAIVTCEVNERSIDAIPQFETKIRERFPQLGSMRRGGLTDPLSLANALEHAALGLQAQAGCPVTFSRTVQTLDEGVYQVVVEYIEEVVGRMAFDFAFALIQATLNDAPFDLAAALAELEALYEDVRLGPSTGSIVDAALQRNIPYRRMTEGSMVQFGWGSKQKRIQAAETSDTSAIAEAIAQDKELTKNLLAAAGVSVPIGDVVTNADDAWRAAQKIGGPIVLKPKDGNQGKGVVANIQTEEEVRAGFEVTQAFGRETIVERYLPGADYRLLVVGNRLSAAARREPAQVVGDGKHTVAELVEKENQNPLRGDGHATALTKIRFDDIALAHLASNGLSPQYVPKTGERVLLRNNANLSTGGTATDVTNDVHPDVAASAVAAAQMIGLDIAGVDILCESIYKPLEQQGGGIVEVNAAPGLRMHLKPSYGKGRPVGEDIINMMFPPGEDGRIPVVAVTGTNGKTTTVRLISHLLSETGLRVGMTGTDGVYINHRLIDTGDCSGPKSARNVLMHPDVDAAVLETARGGLLREGLGFDRCEVAVVTNIGEGDHLGLNYITSVEDLAILKRVIVQNVAPTGAAVLNAADPMVAKMGDKCSGRVIFFAKDQYHPVITAHRAKNKKVIFFDGTYIVASKGSRVMYRFPVSEIPLTQNGVLGFQVENAMAAIGAAWALGLDAEKIAHGLNSFESTANSVPGRFNQFKHKGATVIADYGHNPDAMRALTSAIEAMKPKKSHVVISGAGDRRDDDIRDLTRILGNAFDNVILYQDACQRGREDGEVLKLLQEGLVGATRAKQVKEIHGEFLAIDTALSEVSEGDICLILIDQVEESLAYLKEKVQP; encoded by the coding sequence TTGGAAATCACCCGCATTCGTATGTTGCGCGGCCCAAATTTATGGAGCCGCCACACAGCATTAGAAGCCATTGTCACTTGTGAAGTGAACGAGCGTTCAATCGATGCTATTCCGCAGTTTGAAACCAAAATTCGTGAACGTTTTCCGCAACTCGGTAGCATGCGTCGTGGTGGCCTAACCGACCCGCTCTCTCTTGCAAATGCCTTAGAACATGCTGCACTTGGATTGCAGGCGCAAGCTGGTTGCCCTGTGACATTCAGCCGCACTGTTCAAACTCTTGACGAAGGTGTTTACCAAGTCGTTGTTGAATATATCGAAGAAGTCGTTGGCCGTATGGCATTTGATTTTGCCTTCGCGCTCATTCAAGCAACTCTGAATGATGCCCCTTTTGACTTAGCCGCTGCTTTGGCAGAGCTCGAAGCACTGTATGAGGATGTGCGCCTGGGTCCCAGTACTGGCTCAATTGTGGATGCCGCCCTTCAAAGAAACATTCCCTATCGCCGCATGACTGAAGGCAGCATGGTGCAATTTGGCTGGGGAAGCAAACAAAAGCGTATTCAAGCGGCAGAAACCAGCGATACAAGCGCAATTGCAGAAGCGATTGCTCAAGATAAAGAACTTACTAAGAACTTACTCGCCGCCGCAGGCGTCTCTGTTCCGATTGGCGACGTAGTTACCAACGCTGATGATGCATGGCGTGCTGCCCAAAAAATTGGTGGCCCTATCGTTCTAAAACCCAAAGATGGTAATCAAGGTAAAGGTGTTGTAGCGAACATCCAGACCGAAGAAGAAGTTCGCGCTGGATTTGAAGTGACACAAGCCTTTGGTCGTGAAACGATTGTTGAACGTTATCTACCAGGTGCCGACTACCGTCTGCTAGTAGTAGGCAATCGTTTATCAGCCGCTGCTCGTCGTGAGCCCGCACAAGTTGTGGGCGACGGCAAACACACTGTGGCTGAGCTCGTAGAAAAAGAGAACCAAAACCCTTTGCGAGGCGATGGTCACGCTACCGCCCTTACCAAGATTCGCTTTGATGATATTGCCCTAGCGCACTTAGCGAGCAACGGCTTATCGCCACAGTATGTACCAAAGACTGGTGAGCGCGTATTACTTCGCAATAACGCCAATCTCAGCACCGGTGGAACAGCTACCGATGTGACTAATGATGTACACCCTGATGTCGCAGCGAGCGCTGTTGCTGCCGCACAAATGATCGGACTTGATATAGCTGGTGTAGATATTCTGTGTGAGTCCATCTACAAACCGTTAGAACAACAAGGTGGTGGCATCGTAGAGGTTAATGCTGCGCCTGGATTACGCATGCACCTTAAGCCCTCCTACGGCAAAGGTCGACCTGTAGGCGAAGACATCATCAATATGATGTTCCCTCCCGGCGAAGATGGACGTATTCCAGTGGTGGCGGTAACTGGCACCAATGGCAAAACGACTACTGTGCGCTTAATTTCTCATCTTTTAAGTGAAACCGGCTTAAGGGTTGGCATGACTGGCACTGATGGTGTTTATATCAATCATCGCCTCATTGACACTGGCGATTGCAGTGGACCAAAGAGCGCGCGCAATGTATTAATGCACCCAGATGTAGACGCAGCCGTTCTAGAAACCGCTCGCGGCGGTTTATTACGTGAAGGCTTAGGTTTTGATCGTTGTGAAGTTGCTGTCGTTACCAATATTGGTGAAGGCGATCACTTAGGCTTGAACTACATCACCAGCGTTGAAGATTTAGCAATTCTCAAGCGCGTGATTGTGCAAAACGTTGCCCCTACTGGTGCTGCCGTTCTCAATGCAGCAGACCCAATGGTTGCCAAAATGGGAGATAAATGCTCCGGTCGCGTCATCTTCTTTGCGAAAGATCAATATCATCCGGTGATTACCGCGCATCGCGCTAAAAATAAGAAAGTGATTTTCTTTGACGGCACTTATATCGTTGCCTCAAAGGGTTCACGCGTCATGTACCGCTTCCCTGTTAGCGAAATTCCATTGACACAAAATGGTGTTCTTGGCTTCCAAGTGGAAAATGCCATGGCTGCAATTGGTGCTGCGTGGGCACTTGGCCTAGATGCGGAAAAAATTGCACATGGGTTAAACAGCTTTGAAAGCACAGCCAACTCTGTGCCAGGCCGCTTTAACCAATTTAAACACAAAGGCGCTACTGTCATCGCTGACTATGGTCATAATCCAGATGCGATGCGCGCCCTAACCAGTGCAATCGAAGCGATGAAACCTAAGAAGAGTCATGTGGTTATCAGTGGCGCTGGCGATCGTCGCGATGATGATATTCGCGACCTCACCCGCATTTTGGGTAATGCGTTTGATAACGTCATTCTGTATCAAGATGCCTGTCAGCGTGGTCGTGAAGACGGCGAAGTGTTAAAACTATTACAAGAAGGTTTGGTTGGCGCAACCAGAGCTAAGCAGGTAAAAGAGATTCACGGGGAGTTCTTGGCAATCGATACCGCCCTAAGTGAAGTCTCAGAGGGTGACATCTGTTTAATTCTGATTGACCAGGTTGAAGAGTCGTTGGCCTACCTTAAGGAAAAGGTTCAGCCTTAG
- a CDS encoding class 1 fructose-bisphosphatase, whose protein sequence is MSSTHTNFKQYLATAKPKGVAIPAGLQDLLTAVVNTCSTLSHEVAQGALIGLLGSAGTGNVQGEVQQKLDIIANDLLIDGVKNCKSLAGLASEEMELPVPVQGTGDYLLLFDPLDGSSNIDVNVSIGTIFSILKKQEPQAPLQTSDFLLSGRHQVAAGYVVYGPQTTMALTLGDGVVMFTLNKVTGEFLLIKDAVTIAHSTKEFAINMSNMRHWADPVRRYVEECLAGVGGAREKDFNMRWIASMVADVHRVLSRGGVFMYPWDKREPNKPGKLRLMYEANPMSFLVEQAGGASTNGKDLIMDLQPTDLHERVSVILGSKEEVDLLRHYHA, encoded by the coding sequence TTGTCTTCTACCCATACCAATTTCAAGCAATATTTAGCGACAGCCAAACCAAAGGGGGTTGCAATACCTGCTGGTCTTCAGGATTTGCTAACTGCTGTTGTAAATACCTGTTCAACATTAAGTCATGAAGTTGCTCAAGGCGCATTAATTGGTTTGCTAGGTTCTGCTGGTACTGGGAACGTGCAGGGTGAAGTGCAACAAAAGCTCGACATTATTGCCAATGATTTATTGATTGACGGTGTGAAAAACTGCAAATCATTAGCAGGTTTGGCATCTGAAGAAATGGAATTGCCCGTTCCTGTTCAAGGCACAGGCGACTATCTGTTGTTATTTGATCCGCTCGATGGCTCTTCCAATATTGATGTCAATGTCTCGATTGGAACAATCTTTTCAATTCTGAAGAAGCAAGAACCACAGGCACCACTGCAAACCTCTGACTTTTTATTGTCTGGTCGTCACCAAGTGGCTGCAGGATACGTGGTGTATGGTCCACAGACGACGATGGCTCTGACCTTGGGTGATGGTGTAGTCATGTTCACGCTAAATAAGGTGACAGGCGAGTTCTTGCTTATTAAAGACGCCGTAACCATTGCGCATTCAACCAAAGAGTTTGCGATCAATATGTCGAATATGCGTCATTGGGCAGATCCAGTACGTCGCTACGTCGAGGAGTGCTTGGCTGGAGTTGGTGGTGCTCGTGAAAAAGATTTCAATATGCGTTGGATTGCATCTATGGTGGCGGATGTGCATCGTGTGCTTTCTCGTGGTGGCGTGTTTATGTATCCATGGGACAAGCGTGAGCCAAATAAACCAGGTAAGTTGCGCCTGATGTATGAGGCTAATCCAATGAGCTTTCTGGTAGAGCAGGCAGGTGGCGCATCTACCAATGGCAAGGACTTGATTATGGATTTGCAACCTACTGACTTACATGAGCGTGTATCAGTAATACTTGGATCCAAGGAAGAGGTGGATCTTTTGCGTCATTACCATGCATAA